A window of Pelomonas sp. SE-A7 genomic DNA:
GTCGGCACTTTCAAGGTCGACCCCGTGCTGCTTGGTGTGGGCCTGGGATGGCGCTTCTAAGGCACAGACCTAACGGTAACGCTGCGTCGGCGAGAGCCGGCGCAAGGCGTACTTGATCAAGCGGTCCTGCTCGTCGAAGAGCGTGACCAGCTCGACCACTTCAAGCCCGGGGCGGCCCAGGGCTGCCCCCGACGCCGCCTTGGCAGCCGATGCCGCGGCAGCCTTGTAGGCCGGCAGCTTGGCCAGCAAGGCCGCCAGCTGCGCCGGCGAAAGCTTGCCGAGGTCCTGCGCCGGCAGCTGCGCCAGCACCTCGGGCGGCAGATCGGGTGGCAACAGGGTTCTCACGCTCAGGTGCCGCAGCAGGCGGCGCCCGCTGTCGAAATGCTTCTCGTCGGCCTTGCCCAGCTTCTCGCGCAGCGACTCGGCCAAGGTCTCGCCGACGCGGAGCTCTCGGGCGGCCTGAGCCAGCGCATGGTCCGAGGCCAGCAGCTGTGCATCGGCCGGCTGCTGAGGATCCTCTGCGAACTCCATCACCACCCGCGTCTCGTTGGACCAGCTCATGTCGCCCATGGGCAGGCGAAACATGCGCTCACGCAGCAGGAAGCCCCAGTCGTACTGCTCGCCTGTGACATCGCGCAGTCCGTGCAGCATCACGTTGCTGAGCGTCATGCGTCGTGGGCCGTCGACCAGGGTGACCGAGAAGATCGGCCGGTCGGCAAAGCTGCTGCTGCTGGAATAGCTGTTCTCGCAGCCATCCTTGCTGGAGAACACGGCCTTGGCCAGGGTCGCGAAGAAACCCCGGTCACCGCCGCGCGCCACGCCGCTTTCGAAGCCGACGCGGCACTGCAGCCGCAGGTCGCCGAGTCGCCGCTCGTGGTCCGGCCAGCCGGGCGTGCGGATGTCGGCCCGCCAGGTCACGCGGCCGTCCAGCAGCTTGCTCTTGAGCTCGGTGGCATCGGGATAGCGGTTCCAGGTCGGGTCGATGACGAAGTTGTCTTCTTCATCCAGCGGCACCGGCACCCGGCCCTGGCGTGTGACCAGGGCCAGGTTCATCCGCTGCTGATGCTCGGCCTGGGTGCGGGCGTAGACCTTGAACTTCAGCTCGGCCTGCGGTGCCAGCGCATGGTGCTTCTCGAACAGCTCGCGGGCCTCGTACAAGGTGGCCAAGGTCTTGAGCTCGCGCGGTGCGGTGGATTCGCCCTGCACCTCGACCTTGGACAGCTGCGGCGGCTCGGCACCGGCCGGCCCCGCCAAGGCCAGCGCGACCAGCAGCCCGAGCTCAAGCCAGCGCCGCGAACGCATCTCGGGTCAGGTTTTCGGGCGCACCGCTTGCGCGGCAGGCCACGTCGTCTTCGATACGCACGCCGCCATAGGGCAGCAGGCGCTCCACCTTGGCCCAGTCCACCGCGCCGCCGGCCGACGTGGCGCGAAGCTTGTCCAGCAGCGTGGGGATGAAGTACAGGCCCGGCTCAATCGTCACCACCATGCCCGGCTCCAGCACGCGGGTCAGGCGCAGGTAGCGGTGGCCTTCGGGCTTGGGCGCGACGGCGCCGCTCTCGTCAGCCATGAAGCCGCCAATGTCGTGCACCTGCAGGCCCAGCAGATGGCCAATGCCGTGCGGCATGAAGGTCGAGGACACGCCTTCGGCCACGATGGCCTCGGCGCTCATCTTCACGATGCCCTGCGAGGACAGGATGGCGGCGATGCGGCGGTGGGTGCTGAGATGGATCTCGCGGTAGTCGGTGCCGGCGCGCACCTCATCGACCAGGGCCAGCTGGGCCGCTTCCATCGCCGCCAGCACGGCCTCGAATTCCTCGTGGCCGCCGCGGCTCCAGGTGCGGGTGATGTCGCTGGCATAGCCGTTGACCTGGGCACCGGCATCGATCAGGAAGCTGCGCGACTGGGCCGGGGCCTGGGGGTCCTGGTACTGGTAGTGCAGCACCGCGCAATGCTCGTTCAGGCCCACGATGTTGGTGTAGGGCAGGTCGCGGTCCGTGTGGCCGGTGGCGGCCAGGTAGGCACGGTGGATGTCCAGCTCGGAACGGCCTTCCATGAAGGCCTGCTGCGCGGCCACATGGCCCTTGACCGCCCGGCGCGAGGCGGCGCGCATCTGCTCCAGCTCGTACTCGCTCTTGCAGGCGCGCGGGTAGTGCAGCAGATGCAGCAGGGCCTCGGGGTTGTTGGGCAGCACGCCTTCCAGCGCGGCATCGGCCTCGCCGATCACGGCCAGGCGGCCATGACCCTGCAGATGGGCGGCGGCATCGGCCGGATCGGCGATCACGACGATGTCGAACGGGTCCACCCAGAAGCCGCTGGGCGCCTCGGGCGGCAGATGCCAGTAGTCGTCCGGCTGGTAGTAGATCAGCAGGGGCTTGCGGCCCGGGCGCACCAGCAGCCAGCTGTTGGGATGCTGGGTCAGCGGCAGCCAATGCTTGAAATGCGGATTGGGCTGGAACAGATAGGGCCGGTCGTCCAGGAAGGCGAATTTCTCAATCCCTGAGGCAATGGCCAGGGCGTCGAAACCGGTGCGGGCGAGCGCCTGTTCGGCACGCTGCTGCAGCTGGGCGACGTGGTGGGCATGAAGGGTGTTCATGCCCGCATTCTCACTTAGCCATTCACATCCCAGACCACGCCCTCTTCCGTCAGCATGGCATCCAGCGGCACGTCGTGCGGCTCGGCCTTGAGCAGCGGCAGAAAGCCATGCGCATAGCCAATGCCGGCCGTGGCCGGACGCGGCTGCAGCTCGGCCAGCGTGCGGTCCATGAAGCCGCCGCCATAGCCCAGGCGCAGGCCGCAGGGGCCGAAGCCCAGGCAGGGCACGATGACCAGCTGGGGCTCGAACACCTCGGTGTCCTTGGGCTTGGGAATGTCGTAGGCATCCTCTTCCATCGGGCAGCCCGGATACCAGACGTGGAAGCGCAGCGTGCCGTGTTCCCGGTCCACCACCGGCAGGCCTATGCGGCGCTCGGGGTGGGCTTCGCTCCAGCGGAACAGCGCCGGCAGCGGGTCGAACTCGCCCTTGATCGGCCAGTAGGCACCAATGGTGGTCTCGCGGCGCTGCACCAGCCAGACCCGCAGCACCTGCTGCAGTTCGTCGGCCAGCTCCAGCCGGTGCGGCAGCGCAAGGCGGTCCTGGATCAGCTTGTGGCGCAGCGCGGGGCGGTCGTTCAGGTCCACGGTCGGCAACTCCTCGGGGGCAGACGGTCGGCTGGCGAGCATTGTGGCCGACTACGATGGCGCCATGAAGAACAGTCCCGAGTTCATCGCCCACTGCGTCGAGCTGCTGCAGCCGCTGGGGCCGGTGCGCAGCCGGCGCATGTTCGGCGGCCATGGCCTCTACCTGGACGACTTCTTCGTCGCCATCGTCGACGAGGACCAGCTCTTCCTGAAGGCCGACGAGCTGAGCCGGCCGCGCTTCGAGGCCGAGCAGTGCCTGCCGTTCAGCTTCGAGAAGACCGGCACCGGCGAGGTGGTCTCGATGTCGTACTTCCGCCCGCCCGAGGAGGCGCTGGAATCGCCGGCCCTGATGCAGCCCTGGGCGCGACTGGCCCTGGACGCTGCGCTGCGCGCGGCCCAGGCCAAGAAGCCCAAGGCCAGGAAGAAGAAAGACGCATGACGACCCGCGGCGCACCGCCCCGCCAACGACCGCTGTCGGTCGGCCCCTTGCGGGCCTTCGAGGCCGTGGCGCGCCTGTCCAGCTTTCGGGCCGCAGCCGAGGAGCTGAGCCTCAGTGCCTCGGCCGTCAGCCGCCAGGTCCAGGCGCTGGAGGACGAGGTCGGCGCCCCGCTGCTGCGGCGCGGCAGCCGTCATGTGGAGCTGACGCCGGAAGGCACCTCGCTGCTGAGCGCCGCCGTGTCCGCGCTCAAGCGCATAGACGGCAGCGTGCGCCAGATCCGCCAGGCGCGCAGCCGCCGCGTGGTCCATGTCTCGACCTTCGCCTCGTTTGCCTCGCTGTGGCTGCTGCCGCGGCTGGAAGACTTCCAGCAGCGCCACCCAGACATCGACATCCGCGTGTCGGCCCAGGACGCCCTGGTGGACCTGGAGGAAGGCGAGCTGGACCTCGCCCTGCGCCACCAGCGCAAGGCCACGCCGACCGCCGGCGCCACCTGGCTGTTCGACGAAATGCTGAGCCCGGTCGCCAGCCCGGCCCTGCTCGCCAAGGGCCCCGGCCTGCGTCGCCTGGCCGACCTGAGCCGCCAAACCCTGGTCGAGGACGACGACGAGCGGCGCTATGACGGCTCGCTGAGCTGGCGCAACTGGCTGGTCGCGCAAGGCCAGCCGCAACTGCAGCCGCGCCGCTGGCTCTACCTCAGCTATGCCCACCAGCAGGTGCAGACGGCGCTGGCCGGCCAGGCTCTGGCCCTGGGCCGCTTGGCCATGTGCCAGCAGTTGCTGGAGCGAGGCGCGCTGGTCGAACCCTTCGGCCCCGAGCTGCGCACCGAGAGCCCCTATGCCTACTGGCTGCTGCTGTCGAGCCAGGGGCGGGAACGGCCCGAGGTCCTGCAATTCGCGGCCTGGATAGCCGAGCAGGCCGAGGCATGCCGGGCAGCCATGCAGCGCCTCAGGGGCTGACGACCTCGGTCTCGGTCAGCACCAGGGTCAGGGCCTGGTCATGTGGCTCGGCCGGGAAATGGCAGCGGCCCAGGTCCCAGGCCAGGCCAATCGTGGTGAGGCCGGGATGGGCCGCCAGGTAGCGGTCGTAGTAGCCACCGCCGTAGCCGAGCCGGTAGCCCTCTTCGGTGAAACCGACGCAGGGCACCAGCAGCACATCGGGCTGCACCACGGCGCCGTTGCTTGAGCCTATGCCGCACTCGTCCTGCACTTCTGGCGGCTGGCCATCCCAGAGCCTGAACTCCATGCGGCGCGGATTCTTGTAGGCGAATGGCAGGGCCAGCGGGCAGGCCAAGGCCTCCGTGTGGGGCAACAGCGCATCGGCTGCGTTAAATTCCCCGTCCAAGGGCCAGTACAGGCCCAGGCAGGTCGGCTCCAGTTGCACCAGCACCTCGTGCAGCGAGCGGCTCAGGGCCAGCGCGGCCGCATGGGCGGCAGGCGTTGCCAGCCATTCTTTGCGGCGCGACAGCAACTGTTGCCGCAATTCGGCCCGCGAATGCGGCACGGGATGTCCGGCTTGTGGCACTGTGGCAGCCATGGCGAGAGAGATGAAGTTGATGAGTTTGAGAACCGCAGGACGCAGCTGGCTCGCGGCCTGGGCAGTATATGGAGCACTGGTCGCTACGCCGGCCCAAGCCGCCACCCCCAGCCCCGAACCGCTGGAGCGTGCCAAGCAGGCCCTGGCCAAGCGCGACCGCAAGCAGCTGGCCCTGATCAGTGCCGAGGCGCGCCAGCAGCAATATCCGCTCGCCCCCTGGATCGACTACTGGGAGCTGGGCCTGCGCCTCTCGGAGGTCAACCTATCCGAGGTCGAGGCCTTCTACGCCCGCTGGCGCGGCAGCTATGTGGAAGACCGGCTGCGCAACGACTGGCTGCTGGAGCTGGGCCACCGGCGCGACTGGCGCAACTTCGCGCTGGACTATCCGCGCTTCAGGATGAATGACGACCGCGAGGTCACTTGCTATGCCCTGCTGACCGAGAACCTGGCCGGCAAGGATGTCAAGGCCGCGGCCCGCAGCGCCTGGCTGGCGCAAAAGGATGGCGACGAGGGCTGCAACCTGCTCGCCACCACGCTGTTCGAGGCCAGGAAGCTGCATCAGTCCGATGTCTGGCTGAAGCTGCGCTATGCGGTGGAGGCCAACAAGCTGCGCGCCATCAAGCAGGCCGGCGCCCTTCTCGGCAAGCCCACGCTGAAGTCACTGGAAGAGCTGCAGGACCGCGCCGGCAAGTTCCTCAATCGCCGCCAGGCCCTGCCCCAGCGCGGCCAGCAGGAGCTCACGGCCCTGGCCCTGATCCGCGTCGCCTCAAGCGACCCGGCCCAGGCCGCCGAGCTGATGAACAGCCGCTGGGAGCGCAACCTGCCGGACGAGCTGTCGGCCTGGGTCTGGGCCCAGGTGGGCCGGCAGTCGGCCTTCAAGCAGCAGGCCGAGGCCCTGGGCTATTTCCAGCGCGCCCTCCGGCTGCAGGGCAAGGACAGCATCGAATGGAGCGAGGACACGCTGGCCTGGGCCGCGCGCGCGGCGCTGCGTGTCTACGGCACCGGCCGCGATGCCGAGCTGATCCAGGCGATTGACCGCCTGGGCCCGCAGGAGGCGCGCGACACGGCCTGGCAATACTGGCGCGCCCATGCGCTGCTCAACACCGCCGCCATTGGCGCGCCCGGCGATGCCCAGCGCGGTCAGGCCCGCGAGCAGCTGCGCCAGCTGGCCTCGCCGCTGCACTTCTACGGCAAGCTGGCGGCCGACGAGCTGGGGCTCACGCTCAGCCTGCCGTCGGCCCCGACGCCGCTGAGCGCGCTGGAGCGCGAGCAGGCCGCGAACAACCCGGGACTGCAGCGCGCCCTGGCCCTGCTGGCCCTGGGATGGCGCAGCGAAGGCGTGCGCGAATGGAACTTCATGATGCGCGGCCTGAACGACCGCGAGCTGATGGCCGCCGCCCAGCTGGCCTGCGAGCAGGAGGTCTGGGACCGCTGCATCAGCGCCAGCGAACGCACCAAGACCGAGATCGACATGGCCCAGCGCTTCCCGACGCCGCTGCGCAGCCAGGTGCTGGCCACGGCCGGCGAAGTGGGCGTGGACCCGGCGGCGGTCTACGGCCTGATCCGTCAGGAGTCGCGCTTCGTCCACGATGCCCGCTCCCATGTCGGCGCCTCGGGCCTGATGCAGGTGATGCCGGCCACGGCCCAGTGGCTGGCCAAGAAGAACGGCATCGCCTACAGCAAGGGCGACCTCAGCGACCGCGACCGCAACCTGCTGCTGGGCACGCATTACCTGAAGATGGTGCTGGACAGCTTCGAGGGCTCGCTGCCCATGGCGGCCGCGGCCTACAACGCCGGTCCCTCGCGGCCGCGCCGCTGGCGCGACGGGCCGACGCTCGATGCCGCGATCTGGGCCGAGACCATTCCGTTCAACGAGACCCGCGACTACGTCAAGAAGGTGCTGTCCAACACCACCATCTACGCCCAGCTGCTGGGCCGGCCCAAGCCGCTGCTGCGCGACCACCTGGGCCGCAGCATAGGCCCGCGCGAAACCAGCTCGGCGGCATTGAGCGAAGCGCAACGCTGAGTTGCGCATGACTCAGCGCCGCCGGCCCCGGCTGCCACTAGCATGGCCGCTTCTTTCAATGAGGGCTGAGCGATGCGACTGATCATCGGCAACAAGAACTATTCGTCCTGGTCCATGCGGCCCTGGGTGCTGCTCAAGGAACTGGGCATCCCGTTTGAAGAGCACAAGGTGCTGTTCGACTTCAGCCCCGGCTCGCCCTTCTACACCGCGCTGCAAGGCGTGGGCCCGGCCGGCCGCGTGCCGGTGGCCGTGGAGGCCGACGGCTTCTCGGTCTGGGACTCGCTGGCCATCGTCGAATACATCGCCGAACAGAACCCCGAGAAAGCCGTCTGGCCGCGCGACGCACGCCAGCGCGCCAAGGCCCGGGCCCTGTGCGCCGAGATGCATTCGGGCTTCAACAAATTGCGCAGCTTCTGCCCGATGAATGTCGAGGCCGAGCTGCAGCACCTGGGCCCGAAGTTCATGGCCGAGGACGCCGGTTTCGCCGCCGACCTGGCCCGCATCGACCAGATCTGGACCGAGCAGCTGGCGGCCCATGGCGGCCCCTACCTGTTCGGCGAATTCAGCGCGGTCGACGCCTTCTTCGCGCCGGTGGTGATGCGCGTGACGCGCTATGGGCTGCCGCTGTCTGAGACCGCCCGCGCCTATGTGCAGCGCATGGAGCAGACCAGCGCGGTGAAAGCCTGGGTGGCCGATGCGCTGGCCGAGCATGTCTGGGTGGCCGAAGACGAACCCTACCGGACCTATTCGAAAATGGGCTGATGCAGATCTATCAAGTCGGTGGCGTGGTGCGGGACCGCCTGCTCGGGCGGCCCGTCTCGGACGTGGATTGGCTGGTCGTCGGCGCCAGGCCGGACGAAATGCTGGCCCAGGGCTATCTGCCGGTGGGCAAGGACTTCCCGGTCTTCCTGCATCCTGAGACGCACGAGGAATATGCGCTGGCCCGCACCGAGCGCAAGACCGCGCCCGGCTATCACGGCTTCGCCTTCCATGCCGCGCCCGAGGTCACGCTGGAGCAGGACCTGGCGCGGCGCGACCTGACCATCAATGCGATGGCCCAGGCGGCCGACGGCAGCCTGATCGACCCGTACGGCGGCCAGCAGGACCTGCAGGCGCGAGTATTCCGCCATGTGTCCGAGGCCTTTGCCGAAGACCCGGTGCGCATCCTGCGGCTGGCCCGCTTCGGCGCACGCTTTCACGACTTCAGGGTCGCGCCCGAGACCCTGCAGCTGATGCGGGCCATGGTCGAGGCCGGCGAGGTCGATGCCCTGGTGCCGGAGCGCGTCTGGCAGGAGTTGTCGCGTGGTCTGATGGAAGCCCGCCCTTCGCGCATGTTCGAGCTGCTGCGCGAATGCGGTGCGCTGGCGCGGCTGCTGCCCGAGCTGGAGGCGCTGTTCGGCGTGCCGCAGCCGGCCGAACACCATCCCGAGATCGACTGCGGCATCCACGCGCTGATGGTGCTGGACCAGTGCGCTTTGGTCGGCGCGCCGCTGACGGTGCGCTACGCCAGCCTCTGCCATGACCTGGGCAAGGGCGAGACGCGGCAGGAAGAACTGCCGCGCCACATCGCCCATGAAGGCCGCAGCGCCAAGCTGGCCAGGCGGGTCAGCGAACGCTGGCGCGTGCCACGCGACTGCAGCGAGCTGGCCGAGCTGACCGCCCGTGAGCACACCCATGTGCACCAGAGCCTGGGCTTCTCGCCGGCCGCACGGCTGCGCCTGATCGAGCGTTGCGACGGGCTGCGCCGGCCCGAGCGTTTCGAGGAAATGCTGCTGGCCTGCGAATGCGATGCGCGGGGCCGGCTCGGCCTGGAGCAGCGCGACTATCCGCAGCGCCGCCTGCTGTCACGCGACCTGGTCACCTTGCTGGCGCTGGACCTGGGCGCGGTCAGCGCCGAGGCCCTGGCACGTGGGCTCAAGGGCCCGGACATCGGCCGGGCGGTCGGCCAGGCGCGGCTGGCCGCGCTCGAAGCACTGCCGGGCTGACGAGCTTCAAGCCAGCATCGAATCGACGTCGCTGGCCACGTCGCCGGCCGCAGCGAGCCGCGCCTCGAGGTAGTCCAGGTCGAGGTGCAGGTGCTCGACCAGCTCGGGCACCGCCACCTGCAAGGCCTCGGAGGCCTTGATCTTCTGCTCCGCCGCATCGGCCAGCACCTCGGCCAGGTGCAGCACGGCCGCCATCAGCGAGAACGGGCGCAGCTCCAGCGGGTTGTTGGCGAGCCGGAACGATTCGGTCAGCGGCGCCGGAAAATGCCAATGGCTGGCCAGCGAGGCGGTCACGTCGGCATGGGTGCAACCGAAACGATGCTGCTCCAGCGAGTAGCGGCTGCCCGGCTCTTGTGCGTGGGCCTCCACGTCGGCCACCAGATCGGGCTCGCTCATGGCCATCAGCAGCTGGCCGGTTCGCAGCATCAGGCCCGCCAGATAGGCGGTGTCGGCATCCAGGCGAACCACGTTGGAAAGCACGCGCGCATAGGCCGCCGTGCTGATGCTGTGGCGCCAGAAACGGGTGCGATCCAATCCCTTGACGACAGGAAACGCACCTGACAGACAGGCGCCTAGCGACAGGTTGCGCAAGGTGTCCATACCCAGCGCGGCCGCCGCATCCTGCAGGCTGGCGATCTGATGGGCC
This region includes:
- the pepQ gene encoding Xaa-Pro dipeptidase, whose translation is MNTLHAHHVAQLQQRAEQALARTGFDALAIASGIEKFAFLDDRPYLFQPNPHFKHWLPLTQHPNSWLLVRPGRKPLLIYYQPDDYWHLPPEAPSGFWVDPFDIVVIADPADAAAHLQGHGRLAVIGEADAALEGVLPNNPEALLHLLHYPRACKSEYELEQMRAASRRAVKGHVAAQQAFMEGRSELDIHRAYLAATGHTDRDLPYTNIVGLNEHCAVLHYQYQDPQAPAQSRSFLIDAGAQVNGYASDITRTWSRGGHEEFEAVLAAMEAAQLALVDEVRAGTDYREIHLSTHRRIAAILSSQGIVKMSAEAIVAEGVSSTFMPHGIGHLLGLQVHDIGGFMADESGAVAPKPEGHRYLRLTRVLEPGMVVTIEPGLYFIPTLLDKLRATSAGGAVDWAKVERLLPYGGVRIEDDVACRASGAPENLTRDAFAALA
- a CDS encoding 5-formyltetrahydrofolate cyclo-ligase; this translates as MLASRPSAPEELPTVDLNDRPALRHKLIQDRLALPHRLELADELQQVLRVWLVQRRETTIGAYWPIKGEFDPLPALFRWSEAHPERRIGLPVVDREHGTLRFHVWYPGCPMEEDAYDIPKPKDTEVFEPQLVIVPCLGFGPCGLRLGYGGGFMDRTLAELQPRPATAGIGYAHGFLPLLKAEPHDVPLDAMLTEEGVVWDVNG
- a CDS encoding TfoX/Sxy family protein; the encoded protein is MKNSPEFIAHCVELLQPLGPVRSRRMFGGHGLYLDDFFVAIVDEDQLFLKADELSRPRFEAEQCLPFSFEKTGTGEVVSMSYFRPPEEALESPALMQPWARLALDAALRAAQAKKPKARKKKDA
- a CDS encoding LysR substrate-binding domain-containing protein, whose protein sequence is MTTRGAPPRQRPLSVGPLRAFEAVARLSSFRAAAEELSLSASAVSRQVQALEDEVGAPLLRRGSRHVELTPEGTSLLSAAVSALKRIDGSVRQIRQARSRRVVHVSTFASFASLWLLPRLEDFQQRHPDIDIRVSAQDALVDLEEGELDLALRHQRKATPTAGATWLFDEMLSPVASPALLAKGPGLRRLADLSRQTLVEDDDERRYDGSLSWRNWLVAQGQPQLQPRRWLYLSYAHQQVQTALAGQALALGRLAMCQQLLERGALVEPFGPELRTESPYAYWLLLSSQGRERPEVLQFAAWIAEQAEACRAAMQRLRG
- a CDS encoding 5-formyltetrahydrofolate cyclo-ligase, whose amino-acid sequence is MAATVPQAGHPVPHSRAELRQQLLSRRKEWLATPAAHAAALALSRSLHEVLVQLEPTCLGLYWPLDGEFNAADALLPHTEALACPLALPFAYKNPRRMEFRLWDGQPPEVQDECGIGSSNGAVVQPDVLLVPCVGFTEEGYRLGYGGGYYDRYLAAHPGLTTIGLAWDLGRCHFPAEPHDQALTLVLTETEVVSP
- a CDS encoding lytic transglycosylase domain-containing protein, with amino-acid sequence MSLRTAGRSWLAAWAVYGALVATPAQAATPSPEPLERAKQALAKRDRKQLALISAEARQQQYPLAPWIDYWELGLRLSEVNLSEVEAFYARWRGSYVEDRLRNDWLLELGHRRDWRNFALDYPRFRMNDDREVTCYALLTENLAGKDVKAAARSAWLAQKDGDEGCNLLATTLFEARKLHQSDVWLKLRYAVEANKLRAIKQAGALLGKPTLKSLEELQDRAGKFLNRRQALPQRGQQELTALALIRVASSDPAQAAELMNSRWERNLPDELSAWVWAQVGRQSAFKQQAEALGYFQRALRLQGKDSIEWSEDTLAWAARAALRVYGTGRDAELIQAIDRLGPQEARDTAWQYWRAHALLNTAAIGAPGDAQRGQAREQLRQLASPLHFYGKLAADELGLTLSLPSAPTPLSALEREQAANNPGLQRALALLALGWRSEGVREWNFMMRGLNDRELMAAAQLACEQEVWDRCISASERTKTEIDMAQRFPTPLRSQVLATAGEVGVDPAAVYGLIRQESRFVHDARSHVGASGLMQVMPATAQWLAKKNGIAYSKGDLSDRDRNLLLGTHYLKMVLDSFEGSLPMAAAAYNAGPSRPRRWRDGPTLDAAIWAETIPFNETRDYVKKVLSNTTIYAQLLGRPKPLLRDHLGRSIGPRETSSAALSEAQR
- a CDS encoding glutathione S-transferase family protein — protein: MRLIIGNKNYSSWSMRPWVLLKELGIPFEEHKVLFDFSPGSPFYTALQGVGPAGRVPVAVEADGFSVWDSLAIVEYIAEQNPEKAVWPRDARQRAKARALCAEMHSGFNKLRSFCPMNVEAELQHLGPKFMAEDAGFAADLARIDQIWTEQLAAHGGPYLFGEFSAVDAFFAPVVMRVTRYGLPLSETARAYVQRMEQTSAVKAWVADALAEHVWVAEDEPYRTYSKMG
- a CDS encoding multifunctional CCA addition/repair protein, translated to MQIYQVGGVVRDRLLGRPVSDVDWLVVGARPDEMLAQGYLPVGKDFPVFLHPETHEEYALARTERKTAPGYHGFAFHAAPEVTLEQDLARRDLTINAMAQAADGSLIDPYGGQQDLQARVFRHVSEAFAEDPVRILRLARFGARFHDFRVAPETLQLMRAMVEAGEVDALVPERVWQELSRGLMEARPSRMFELLRECGALARLLPELEALFGVPQPAEHHPEIDCGIHALMVLDQCALVGAPLTVRYASLCHDLGKGETRQEELPRHIAHEGRSAKLARRVSERWRVPRDCSELAELTAREHTHVHQSLGFSPAARLRLIERCDGLRRPERFEEMLLACECDARGRLGLEQRDYPQRRLLSRDLVTLLALDLGAVSAEALARGLKGPDIGRAVGQARLAALEALPG
- a CDS encoding HDOD domain-containing protein, which codes for MSPSAAAAEKFFHKNAALPAMPEVASRLLKSFDDDNISLAAIAELIGKDSTLAAKVLRLANSARYSPAHQIASLQDAAAALGMDTLRNLSLGACLSGAFPVVKGLDRTRFWRHSISTAAYARVLSNVVRLDADTAYLAGLMLRTGQLLMAMSEPDLVADVEAHAQEPGSRYSLEQHRFGCTHADVTASLASHWHFPAPLTESFRLANNPLELRPFSLMAAVLHLAEVLADAAEQKIKASEALQVAVPELVEHLHLDLDYLEARLAAAGDVASDVDSMLA